A part of Synchiropus splendidus isolate RoL2022-P1 chromosome 19, RoL_Sspl_1.0, whole genome shotgun sequence genomic DNA contains:
- the nherf1b gene encoding Na(+)/H(+) exchange regulatory cofactor NHE-RF1 isoform X3, with translation MPSQRQLLRPRLCSLDKGENGYGFHLHGEKGKSGQFIRLVEPDSPAESSGLRAGDRLLFVNGDDVESESHQQVVSRIRATAGSLELIVVDPDTELLLRKHNLKCSKEFVSEGLPLPFEDEEEAEEEEVNGTEEPGPDPQTDPPQEPEAEPEVHRRVEKKLSGDSNQVNGVPVEGKTHSEVVAAIKAGGHEARLLVVDPEVDAFFKRCGVSPTSDHMTGPLPEPGVNGAVAAEEEEKVNGSGAQEAQRDSKLSVSPSPSNASSNASLTTPPASTPPEGVVTEAIPALTLSLQQVKELAHQKRSNKRAPPMDWSKKNELFSNL, from the exons ATGCCCAGCCAGCGCCAGCTCCTCCGGCCCCGACTCTGCTCGCTGGACAAGGGGGAGAACGGCTACGGGTTCCACCTCCACGGGGAGAAAGGCAAGAGCGGCCAGTTCATCCGCCTGGTGGAGCCCGACAGCCCCGCCGAGAGCTCGGGGCTCCGCGCCGGGGACCGACTACTGTTCGTCAACGGGGACGACGTGGAGTCCGAGAGCCATCAACAGGTCGTGTCCCGGATCCGAGCCACCGCGGGAAGCCTGGAGCTCATCGTGGTGGACCCGGACACGGAGCTGCTGCTCAGGAAACACAACCTGAAGTGTTCGAAGGAGTTTGTTTCCGAAGGTCTGCCGCTGCCTTTCGAGGACGAGGAagaagcggaggaggaggaggtgaacgGGACAGAGGAGCCGGGGCCGGACCCACAGACGGACCCCCCGCAGGAGCCGGAAGCGGAGCCTGAAGTCCACCGCCGGGTGGAGAAGAAGCTGAGCGGCGACTCCAACCAG GTGAACGGCGTCCCTGTAGAAGGGAAGACACATTCGGAGGTGGTGGCGGCTATCAAGGCTGGCGGGCACGAGGCTCGGCTGCTGGTGGTGGACCCTGAGGTGGATGCTTTCTTCAAGAGGTGTGGCGTGAGCCCGACCTCGGACCACATGACTG GTCCACTGCCTGAGCCTGGGGTCAATGGAGCGGtggcggcggaggaggaggagaag GTGAACGGCTCAGGAGCGCAGGAGGCGCAGCGGGACTCGAAGCTGTCTGTCAGTCCGTCCCCGTCCAACGCCTCGTCCAACGCCTCGCTCACCACGCCACCCGCCAGCACCCCTCCTGAG GGCGTGGTGACGGAGGCGATCCCCGCGCTGACCCTCAGCCTGCAGCAGGTCAAGGAGCTGGCCCACCAGAAGCGCTCCAACAAGAGAGCCCCGCCCATGGACTGGAGCAAGAAGAACGAACTCTTCAGTAACTTATAG
- the nherf1b gene encoding Na(+)/H(+) exchange regulatory cofactor NHE-RF1 isoform X1, which yields MPSQRQLLRPRLCSLDKGENGYGFHLHGEKGKSGQFIRLVEPDSPAESSGLRAGDRLLFVNGDDVESESHQQVVSRIRATAGSLELIVVDPDTELLLRKHNLKCSKEFVSEGLPLPFEDEEEAEEEEVNGTEEPGPDPQTDPPQEPEAEPEVHRRVEKKLSGDSNQEVSAARRPRLCVIQRDTNGYGFNLHSERARPGQYIRAVDQDSPAERAGLQPKDRIIQVNGVPVEGKTHSEVVAAIKAGGHEARLLVVDPEVDAFFKRCGVSPTSDHMTGPLPEPGVNGAVAAEEEEKVNGSGAQEAQRDSKLSVSPSPSNASSNASLTTPPASTPPEVGLCLGGPRSQPDFCCSAPQGVVTEAIPALTLSLQQVKELAHQKRSNKRAPPMDWSKKNELFSNL from the exons ATGCCCAGCCAGCGCCAGCTCCTCCGGCCCCGACTCTGCTCGCTGGACAAGGGGGAGAACGGCTACGGGTTCCACCTCCACGGGGAGAAAGGCAAGAGCGGCCAGTTCATCCGCCTGGTGGAGCCCGACAGCCCCGCCGAGAGCTCGGGGCTCCGCGCCGGGGACCGACTACTGTTCGTCAACGGGGACGACGTGGAGTCCGAGAGCCATCAACAGGTCGTGTCCCGGATCCGAGCCACCGCGGGAAGCCTGGAGCTCATCGTGGTGGACCCGGACACGGAGCTGCTGCTCAGGAAACACAACCTGAAGTGTTCGAAGGAGTTTGTTTCCGAAGGTCTGCCGCTGCCTTTCGAGGACGAGGAagaagcggaggaggaggaggtgaacgGGACAGAGGAGCCGGGGCCGGACCCACAGACGGACCCCCCGCAGGAGCCGGAAGCGGAGCCTGAAGTCCACCGCCGGGTGGAGAAGAAGCTGAGCGGCGACTCCAACCAG GAGGTGAGCGCCGCTCGGAGGCCGCGGCTCTGCGTGATCCAGCGCGACACCAACGGATACGGCTTCAACCTGCACAGCGAGCGGGCGCGGCCGGGTCAGTACATCAGAGCCGTGGACCAGGACTCTCCTGCGGAGAGGGCGGGCCTGCAGCCCAAGGACAGGATCATCCAG GTGAACGGCGTCCCTGTAGAAGGGAAGACACATTCGGAGGTGGTGGCGGCTATCAAGGCTGGCGGGCACGAGGCTCGGCTGCTGGTGGTGGACCCTGAGGTGGATGCTTTCTTCAAGAGGTGTGGCGTGAGCCCGACCTCGGACCACATGACTG GTCCACTGCCTGAGCCTGGGGTCAATGGAGCGGtggcggcggaggaggaggagaag GTGAACGGCTCAGGAGCGCAGGAGGCGCAGCGGGACTCGAAGCTGTCTGTCAGTCCGTCCCCGTCCAACGCCTCGTCCAACGCCTCGCTCACCACGCCACCCGCCAGCACCCCTCCTGAGGTGGGTCTGTGCCTCGGCGGCCCCAGGTCCCAGCCtgacttctgctgctctgctccccaGGGCGTGGTGACGGAGGCGATCCCCGCGCTGACCCTCAGCCTGCAGCAGGTCAAGGAGCTGGCCCACCAGAAGCGCTCCAACAAGAGAGCCCCGCCCATGGACTGGAGCAAGAAGAACGAACTCTTCAGTAACTTATAG
- the nherf1b gene encoding Na(+)/H(+) exchange regulatory cofactor NHE-RF1 isoform X2 has protein sequence MPSQRQLLRPRLCSLDKGENGYGFHLHGEKGKSGQFIRLVEPDSPAESSGLRAGDRLLFVNGDDVESESHQQVVSRIRATAGSLELIVVDPDTELLLRKHNLKCSKEFVSEGLPLPFEDEEEAEEEEVNGTEEPGPDPQTDPPQEPEAEPEVHRRVEKKLSGDSNQEVSAARRPRLCVIQRDTNGYGFNLHSERARPGQYIRAVDQDSPAERAGLQPKDRIIQVNGVPVEGKTHSEVVAAIKAGGHEARLLVVDPEVDAFFKRCGVSPTSDHMTGPLPEPGVNGAVAAEEEEKVNGSGAQEAQRDSKLSVSPSPSNASSNASLTTPPASTPPEGVVTEAIPALTLSLQQVKELAHQKRSNKRAPPMDWSKKNELFSNL, from the exons ATGCCCAGCCAGCGCCAGCTCCTCCGGCCCCGACTCTGCTCGCTGGACAAGGGGGAGAACGGCTACGGGTTCCACCTCCACGGGGAGAAAGGCAAGAGCGGCCAGTTCATCCGCCTGGTGGAGCCCGACAGCCCCGCCGAGAGCTCGGGGCTCCGCGCCGGGGACCGACTACTGTTCGTCAACGGGGACGACGTGGAGTCCGAGAGCCATCAACAGGTCGTGTCCCGGATCCGAGCCACCGCGGGAAGCCTGGAGCTCATCGTGGTGGACCCGGACACGGAGCTGCTGCTCAGGAAACACAACCTGAAGTGTTCGAAGGAGTTTGTTTCCGAAGGTCTGCCGCTGCCTTTCGAGGACGAGGAagaagcggaggaggaggaggtgaacgGGACAGAGGAGCCGGGGCCGGACCCACAGACGGACCCCCCGCAGGAGCCGGAAGCGGAGCCTGAAGTCCACCGCCGGGTGGAGAAGAAGCTGAGCGGCGACTCCAACCAG GAGGTGAGCGCCGCTCGGAGGCCGCGGCTCTGCGTGATCCAGCGCGACACCAACGGATACGGCTTCAACCTGCACAGCGAGCGGGCGCGGCCGGGTCAGTACATCAGAGCCGTGGACCAGGACTCTCCTGCGGAGAGGGCGGGCCTGCAGCCCAAGGACAGGATCATCCAG GTGAACGGCGTCCCTGTAGAAGGGAAGACACATTCGGAGGTGGTGGCGGCTATCAAGGCTGGCGGGCACGAGGCTCGGCTGCTGGTGGTGGACCCTGAGGTGGATGCTTTCTTCAAGAGGTGTGGCGTGAGCCCGACCTCGGACCACATGACTG GTCCACTGCCTGAGCCTGGGGTCAATGGAGCGGtggcggcggaggaggaggagaag GTGAACGGCTCAGGAGCGCAGGAGGCGCAGCGGGACTCGAAGCTGTCTGTCAGTCCGTCCCCGTCCAACGCCTCGTCCAACGCCTCGCTCACCACGCCACCCGCCAGCACCCCTCCTGAG GGCGTGGTGACGGAGGCGATCCCCGCGCTGACCCTCAGCCTGCAGCAGGTCAAGGAGCTGGCCCACCAGAAGCGCTCCAACAAGAGAGCCCCGCCCATGGACTGGAGCAAGAAGAACGAACTCTTCAGTAACTTATAG